One segment of Gopherus flavomarginatus isolate rGopFla2 chromosome 8, rGopFla2.mat.asm, whole genome shotgun sequence DNA contains the following:
- the LOC127056662 gene encoding cytoskeleton-associated protein 5-like: MFELELSEESCEEVAAAVLPASCIQQLASSNWKERFSGMEAFQKAVEETEKNKMPCQALVRLLEKDRGWEETKLPVMRKKLHIITLIAQKGNFSRTSAQVVLAGLVGKVGDVICSSDAKGALTAIAEACALPWTAGKVTTLAFSQTQPRTQAEALNWLADAITDFGFTGMEVKALVSTIKAALADGHPDVRASAFVLLGTISLYVGAPLRAFFEGEMLPLLPQIDAELEKMKGQSPPAPTRGSSKHCRGSGDEGKEEDPQDQGTTEAVDISNRITSALVSKLQDKSWRIRKEGLDEVARILSDASLIQSNAGDLPAALRACLQDPNTVLVQQTLRILQRLATSMGPSIKQHVRELGLPLVAIFRDSNSNVRASALMAINAWAEQIGTKDWLEGEDSSEELREENPFQRQELLGWLAEKLPALRSAPSDLLRGVPHLYTCLGDCNGDVRKAAQEALPFFLMHLGFEEMAEATRQLKPTTKDHVVSMLETAKANPPAKPTVPAKLPSRLPRGTAIPAFTSASATSHLASASSSPVPSGDSVSGSTLERKPGPKEATLGMAALKGKGLPEGGKVQIKASLKDGGNKLGPIFITVPKGKEQRAKDERGRKVLRWNFTIPSNKYAEQLKAQMCSCVSTWLQEEMFHSNFQHHIKALAILVKHMEREKDGLISCLDLILKWVTLRFFDNNTWVLTKSLEYLKLLFSLLSRERYQLTEHEAASFLPYLVMKMGETKEILLREVHAVLKRVCLVYPARKMFNFIMEGARSKNAKQQAGCLAELGYLVKAYGMEVCQPNPGKAFKVISAFIGDQNNAICSAALNIIVTAHHVHGEGVLKLIGNLSEKHMRMLEESMEQAANRPAASPDKQATERPPHALSASTNDSMGTAEGTLSKPSHAHSTEADMEMGQTDPQAFQLDVQEPENVHDSLQCKSPKLDGTTQPGAIPEPQPHAVSLHPNGMHSNVASTINFIIHHVASGNVDTIIQALAQIDEILKQEDKAEAMSGHINQFLIATLRQLRYIHRLQVGEEKLGKDQVIQLYGCIIRNMMLLFQTESLAREASTGVLKDLLHGLITLMLDSLVVDLEEGQEVIQSINLLMKKVLEQSDQTRIFSALLALLQDSLTAAAGPPKFPELVAKCLWRITQLLPRTIGTVNLDQILLDIHLFMKALPQEKLKQCTSQFPQIALKTLLHSLSRLTGPEILDHLTMIENKGESELEAHLCRAMRLSTMQAANKIDTDSGQEVCHAADKAAMGKVNDMLADIFKKIGSKENAREGLEELYEYKKKCPDADLEPFLENFSLLFRSYVKHGLAVMGMEQEGKQHLLPGTGMPLQTLTPHPANTAFSPGEHTNGDVVGPSLCIDRLKLMRHQCSGTKSCSQLPCPRQPSKPKDPLAHVSPGKQSSKLPRYVKTQELK, encoded by the coding sequence ATGTTTGAACTTGAGCTCTCAGAAGAATCATGTGAAGAAGTGGCGGCAGCTGTCCTTCCGGCCTCCTGCATCCAACAGCTGGCCAGCAGCAACTGGAAGGAGAGGTTTTCCGGCATGGAGGCATTTCAGAAGGCTGTGGAAGAAACAGAGAAGAACAAAATGCCCTGCCAGGCCTTGGTGAGGCTGCTGGAGAAGGATCGTGGCTGGGAGGAAACCAAACTCCCAGTGATGCGGAAAAAGCTTCACATCATCACCCTGATTGCCCAGAAGGGAAACTTTTCCAGAACGTCAGCTCAGGTCGTCTTGGCCGGCCTGGTGGGGAAGGTGGGCGACGTGATCTGCAGCAGCGATGCCAAAGGAGCCCTGACAGCGATCGCAGAGGCCTGTGCGCTGCCATGGACAGCCGGCAAAGTCACGACATTGGCTTTCTCCCAGACCCAGCCCAGGACCCAGGCAGAAGCCCTGAACTGGCTGGCGGACGCCATTACAGACTTTGGCTTCACTGGAATGGAGGTGAAGGCCTTGGTCAGTACCATAAAGGCTGCCCTTGCTGATGGTCACCCGGATGTACGGGCCTCGGCTTTCGTCCTGCTGGGGACCATTTCTCTGTACGTGGGCGCCCCTCTGAGAGCATTCTTCGAGGGCGAgatgctgccccttctcccacagaTTGATGCCGAGCTGGAGAAGATGAAAGGGCAGAGTCCACCTGCTCCCACCCGGGGCAGCTCCAAGCACTGTAGGGGGAGCGGAgatgaggggaaggaagaggaccCCCAGGACCAGGGCACAACTGAGGCTGTGGATATCAGCAACAGGATCACCTCAGCGCTGGTGTCGAAGCTGCAGGACAAGAGCTGGAGGATCCGGAAGGAGGGCCTGGATGAGGTGGCGCGTATCCTCAGCGACGCCAGCCTCATCCAGTCGAATGCAGGAGACCTCCCAGCTGCCCTGAGGGCTTGTCTCCAGGACCCCAACACAGTCCTGGTGCAGCAGACCCTGAGAATCCTCCAGCGACTGGCCACCTCCATGGGCCCGAGCATCAAGCAGCACGTGAGGGAGCTGGGCCTCCCCCTGGTCGCCATCTTCAGGGACAGCAACAGCAACGTGCGAGCCTCAGCCCTCATGGCCATAAACGCCTGGGCTGAGCAGATCGGCACAAAGGACTGGCTGGAGGGGGAGGACTCTTCTGAGGAGCTGAGAGAGGAAAACCCTTTCCAAAGGCAAGAGCTGctgggctggctggctgagaagCTGCCTGCTCTCCGTTCTGCCCCCTCAGATCTGCTGCGGGGTGTACCTCACCTCTACACCTGCTTGGGAGATTGCAATGGCGACGTGCGGAAGGCGGCCCAGGAAGCCCTGCCCTTCTTCTTGATGCACCTCGGATTTGAGGAGATGGCCGAAGCCACTCGCCAACTGAAGCCGACTACCAAGGACCACGTAGTGTCCATGCTGGAGACAGCCAAAGCCAACCCGCCGGCCAAGCCCACTGTTCCTGCTAAGTTGCCTTCCAGGCTGCCAAGGGGCACAGCCATCCCGGCCTTCACCTCAGCCTCAGCCACATCCCACCTGGCATCAGCCTCTTCTTCCCCAGTCCCTTCTGGAGACTCAGTGTCCGGCAGCACCCTGGAGCGGAAGCCTGGACCCAAAGAAGCCACATTAGGAATGGCTGCCCTGAAAGGCAAAGGCTTGCCAGAGGGGGGAAAGGTGCAAATAAAAGCCAGCCTGAAGGATGGTGGCAACAAGCTGGGTCCTATTTTTATCACCGTCCCCAAAGGGAAGGAGCAGAGGGCAAAGGACGAGAGAGGGCGGAAGGTGCTGAGGTGGAACTTCACCATCCCTAGCAACAAGTACGCAGAGCAGCTGAAGGCTCAGATGTGCAGCTGTGTATccacctggctgcaggaggaGATGTTCCACTCCAACTTCCAGCACCACATCAAAGCGTTGGCCATCCTGGTCAAGCATATGGAGAGGGAGAAGGACGGCCTCATCAGCTGCCTGGACCTGATCCTGAAGTGGGTCACCCTGCGGTTCTTTGACAACAACACCTGGGTTCTGACAAAGAGCTTGGAGTATCTCAAGCTGCTGTTCTCCTTGCTGAGCCGAGAGAGATACCAACTGACTGAGCACGAGGCAGCTTCTTTCCTCCCCTACCTGGTCATGAAAATGGGGGAGACAAAAGAGATTCTCCTCAGGGAGGTGCATGCTGTTTTGAAGAGGGTCTGCTTGGTCTATCCAGCCAGGAAGATGTTCAACTTCATCATGGAAGGAGCCAGGTCCAAGAACGCCAAGCAGCAGGCAGGATGCCTCGCTGAGCTGGGATATTTAGTCAAAGCCTATGGCATGGAAGTGTGCCAGCCGAACCCTGGCAAAGCCTTCAAGGTGATATCTGCCTTCATTGGAGACCAAAACAATGCCATCTGCAGTGCTGCCTTGAACATCATAGTGACCGCGCACCACGTGCATGGGGAAGGGGTGCTCAAGCTGATTGGGAATCTTTCAGAGAAACACATGAGGATGCTAGAAGAGAGTATGGAACAGGCAGCCAACAGGCCAGCTGCTTCTCCAGACAAACAGGCCACGGAGAGACCGCCACATGCTCTGAGTGCAAGTACTAATGACAGCATGGGCACAGCAGAGGGCACGCTCTCCAAACCCAGTCACGCCCACAGCACAGAAGCAGACATGGAGATGGGACAGACAGATCCCCAGGCATTCCAGCTGGATGTACAGGAGCCTGAGAATGTGCATGACTCTCTCCAGTGCAAGAGTCCCAAACTGGATGGCACCACTCAGCCAGGTGCAATCCCTGAACCCCAGCCCCATGCTGTCTCCCTGCACCCTAACGGCATGCACAGCAACGTCGCCTCCACCATCAACTTCATTATCCACCACGTGGCCAGTGGCAACGTTGACACCATCATCCAGGCTCTGGCGCAGATTGATGAGATCCTGAAGCAGGAGGACAAGGCAGAAGCCATGTCTGGCCACATCAACCAGTTCCTCATAGCCACCTTGCGGCAGCTCCGGTACATCCACAggctgcaggtgggggaggagaaactggGGAAGGACCAAGTAATTCAGCTGTATGGCTGCATCATTCGCAACATGATGCTGCTGTTCCAGACGGAGAGCCTGGCCCGGGAGGCCTCCACTGGGGTGTTGAAGGACCTGCTCCACGGTCTCATCACCTTGATGCTGGATTCTCTGGTGGTGGACCTGGAAGAAGggcaagaggtcatccagtccatcaATCTCCTAATGAAAAAGGTGCTGGAGCAGTCTGACCAGACCAGAATCTTTAGCGCCTTGCTTGCCTTGCTGCAGGATAGCCTCACGGCTGCAGCTGGCCCACCCAAGTTCCCCGAGCTGGTGGCCAAGTGTCTGTGGAGAATCACGCAGCTTCTCCCTCGAACAATCGGCACCGTCAACCTGGACCAGATCCTATTGGACATTCACCTCTTCATGAAGGCGCTACCCCAGGAGAAACTGAAGCAGTGCACAAGCCAGTTCCCCCAGATAGCTCTGAAAACTCTACTGCACTCCCTGAGCAGGCTGACGGGGCCTGAGATTCTGGACCACCTCACCATGATAGAGAACAAGGGGGAGTCGGAGCTGGAGGCTCACCTGTGCCGGGCGATGAGGCTCTCCACCATGCAGGCTGCCAACAAGATCGATACAGATTCCGGTCAGGAGGTCTGTCATGCGGCCGACAAGGCTGCAATGGGCAAAGTCAATGACATGTTAGCAGACATCTTTAAGAAGATTGGCTCCAAGGAGAACGCTAGGGAGGGTCTGGAGGAGCTGTATGAATACAAGAAGAAATGCCCTGATGCGGACTTGGAGCCTTTCCTGGAAAACTTCTCCCTCCTCTTCCGCAGCTATGTAAAGCATGGTCTGGCAGTGATGGGCATGGAGCAAGAGGGCAAACAGCACCTTCTGCCCGGCACAGGGATGCCCCTTCAGACTCTGACTCCCCATCCCGCTAACACAGCCTTCTCCCCAGGAGAGCATACAAATGGGGACGTGGTGGGGCCATCTCTCTGCATAGACAGGCTGAAATTGATGAGGCATCAATGTAGCGGCACAAAATCCTgcagccagctcccctgcccccgaCAACCTTCAAAGCCCAAAGACCCCCTGGCCCATGTCTCCCCAGGCAAGCAGAGCAGCAAACTCCCCCGGTATGTGAAGACCCAGGAGCTGAAATAG